The genome window AGTTGCATGATCAAAAACGCTAACATTCCATCCATACAGATAaaagaacaaaacaaaacaaaacaaaagagaGCAATAAAGAGCAAGGCAACAATTCCACAAGATGAATTAACTTATCAATGTAGTGAAAACTTCATCAATATTTAAAAGGTGTTTCGACATGAAAATTACAAGAATGACAATGTCAGAATGAAACCCAAACGACTATGGGGATAGTTACTATAAAGGCAAGGGGTAACTGAAAAGAATGAGTACAATATTATGAGTTTGTATCTATCTTGGCGATCACTGCCTGTCCATTCTTCCCTTATTCCCTGCTCTTCTAGCTTCAATTGATGGAGAAGCACTGAATAAGGCAAGGGGTCGAGACAGTGTTAGAATGAAACCCAAACGACTATGGAGAGAAATTCGTTACTATAACTGGATCAGCGCAAAGACTTCCAAGCTATAAGACGAGGGACTTCAAATTCAGCTGTGGTGTGTGCAAGGAAGACATATGGACACTTGTCTGCACTCATCAAGTTGATATGGGGGACATAACAGCAATTTGACACTAAAACTGCCTTTTTCTGCCAAAATATATCAGTATGGCTTTTTCCAGAAAGCTAATTCTCACACCATATATGTCATGCCAACCTGCATTAAATGCGAGTGCGGTACACTCAGACTGGCAATTTCCCTCCTGCAATTCTTTCTAAGGAAAGCATAGAAGTAATTTATGAATAGCTTCTTGATGAACCAGGAACTTTTCCTTGCCCTAATATTTCCATGACCGAGGAGGTAAACCACACCGGATTCTTTGGCCTTGCGTAAGAACGAGAGCTCCTTCTCAAAGGACTGATCAGCATTGGACAAGAGCGACTCAGAGGAAGGGCCAGCCTTCAGCTCTTCTGAAGTGCTTTCCTCCATAACTGCCTTTCCAGTGTCCCTAAAATCAGCTAAGAGAGGAACACCAAGTGAGTAAACACTCCCATTGGGAGCAACAAGGACTCTTGAAAAGGCATGCTCTTCTTCAGAATCTGATTCACCATTGCCATCACTTTCAAGTGACCGCTCCTGAGCATCTCTGCGAATGAACTTCTCGAGACTTTCAATCAGTAGCTGCTCGAACATCTGGTGGTTTTCTTTGCGAACATCCTTGTAACCATATCTGTCAGTTCAAAGAGTTCGGGCTGAAATATTAGTAGCCAGGTTCCACATAAAAAGACATAGCAAATGCAGAAAAGAAAAAGCATCTATCCAAGAAAAACTGTCGAAATTCATCTGTATCCAAAGCATGGGTCCAACAGAATCATGACTGAAGAACTACCCATAGAGTTAGGCAATTTAGCAAATTTTGTTTGCAAACAAGAATTAGGAATCACAATGTAGGTGTTCACTTGAAGACATAACTGTTCCCGGTTTATCACAGAAATTACTGTCCAAATGCCACAACTATTTACAGATATCACCTGTCATTCAGCAGTCATTCTTTTACAAGTTCAACTGTCATGCAGCAGTCTTTATTAGGTCATTCAAAAGCTATGCAAGTGTAAAATTTATAGTAGGTTCTCCTTGGCCACAGAAATCACACCAGATAGTCTAGAGAATGTACCAACAGAAAATGAAAGAAGCTAGCATGATCACCTGGCAACACAACGAAATATGTGGTAGCTTCTCGGGCAGACTCGCCGAAACAGGAACCTTTCATTCTGAGGTACTACAGGAACAGGAATGTATTTTATACAAACAAAAATTATCATTGAATGAACAGCAGGAAGAGTGGTGAGGAAATGTCCAAATATAGCCGGTATGCCCTTTGCCAGTTCATTATAAAGCAAGCCAATTCCAGGAGCTCTGATTGTTCCAAGGTTGGGGCCAAGTTCACGTAGCAAGTCCATAGACATCTTTTGCTTGACTTCAGTTTCATACTTCAGCTTGCTTCCATAATTCCATATGTACATAACAAAAAACAAGACTACTGCAAAAACCAGAATAATCCAACTTCCATCTCCCACACTCCATAAAACTGATGAGAAAAACATTAATTCCAACCCCAAGAAGATAACGACAAAACTAAGCACAACAATGATGTTGATCTGCCATATCAGAAGCATAACAATAGTGACTAGTATTGTTGTCATCATCATCACACCAAGCTCCGCTATTCCTGTCAGACAGGATATGCATCAGACATGAACAAACCACTGTTATCAacggcgaaaagcgcaaaaaagctctaaggtaaattggggctttaagcgcaaaacGCAAGtaaagcgtgggctttaatgaaTAAAAGCGCAAATGgagaaaaaatacaaatatgtatgtgtagtccaagactaataattataagcattaataacaaatatatggataAAGAAATTGGATTTTTTCTTATgtaaaatatcaattgtttaggtTTAACTCTTCAGGATTACGCTCATTAACAAGAAAAAGTATGGCATAGAGCCTTGATGACAACACTGAAGCGCCTGCTAAGCGAGGTAAaacgctcaacatgttttgagcctcactttagggcttaagcgcgcctttgacaacacaGGAACAAGCCAGTATAAGCCTTCATTTAATAATGCAGCCTAGAAATCAGTTAATTAAAATTGGAAGCACCCCACTGTTTTCCTAGTCAAACTGATCAGGACCTCTAAATTGAAATCCAACTATCCAAGCAACATATGAATATTCTTCTGCTATCTTGCCTAACAGGCCAAAAGCCTAATATCTTAAATATATTCAGTTTCATCACGAACAAATCAGTGTCATTACATGTGCTACATCCTGTGGAACTGATTAGTACAATACACTTTGCTATATTTAGATGCCTGTCAAAAAATGGAAAGTATAGAGTCACGAACTACAAAATTGAATACTAATTCATCCCATTTTACATAACAACATTTGACTGAACATGGATCATAAACTGATCAAGATCAAATGCATACTTTTATCATTTCAAGACTCAAACTACAAAAAATAATGAAGGACAAGAAATTGGATGTTAAGTTATGTTTCTTTTTCTAAGATACACCTATTCATCTGGTCTTTCTGTCCTGGTAAATGCACTCTACAAAATTCTATTTCTTGAAAAGATGCAGTAGCTTTAATCTTTCAATTAGTTACTTGGATTTGGAATGATCCCCAATGATTTATCTACGTGGCAGCTTCTAGTTACGTAACACTGATATCCTAACTAATTGAAACTTGGTGATGATAAAAATTAAtaactgaaaaaaataaaataaaataaccactAAAGGGATCAAACTGTAGCATTCATGAATAATTAGAAAACATGCTGCAATTTTGAGGGTTTATATTTTCAAACACCAGACCAATCAATAATATAATTTCTAAgttttaatcaaaagtcaaaaaagaTTATAAATAAGCAAGCCCAAGTGCATGCAGACGGCCCCCTGGATCAATGCAAATTCAAAACCCGTCGAAAACCTCTCCTACATGAAAAGATCTGAGTCAATCCAAATGATATgagcaaaatcctactctgaGAAGAACAAAAAGTAAGGGAACTAAGCTTTCCAAGAGATTTGACATATCTCACATTAGTTTGGTCAAATCAAAGGTCGAACAAGATCTTAGATGAACAGGGAATTTAAATTTTGTATTGGACGACCTTGAACACTTGCTGAAAAATAAATATCAAGACCTTCCCTATTGTGCTTACAAGGAATACAACCTATCCAACAATCAGATTGGATGTTGGCCATGGAAGATGATATGGAAAGTAAAAATTCCATACAAGGTTGCTTGCTTTACATGGTTATTGGCAAAAGAAGCAGTTTTAACACAAGACAACCTAACAAAAAGAGGGTTCCAATTGTGCTCTAGGTGTTACTTATGTGGAGAGAAGGCAGAGACAATTAGCCATCTCTTTTTGCACTGCACATTCACTACACAAATATGGAGGATTTTCATCAGTCTAAGGGGAATTCCATGGGCAATGCCGGGAAGAATCCTTGATATTCTAGCTAGCTGGAATAAAGAGGGTGCACTTTCGAGAGACAAAGAGAGATGGAGAATTGTCCCAACTTGTATATGGTGGACAGTCTGGGAAGAGAGAAACCAAAGATGCTTTGAAGAAAAGTTCAGCAACATCCATAAGATAAAGATGAAATGTTTagctcttttttatttttggtgtaaaggAAAACTTTTGGAGGATCATGAATCCATTTTAGATGCCCTAGATTCATTGTAAGAAGAACAAGGGTGAATAGTGTCCTTTTTGTTTAGTTTTGTATGGGCACTTACATTGTAATTATGGGTGACTTCACAAATTCAGTGAAGTctttatattaataatacaaaattgttaccttctcaaaaaaaaaagaCCTTCCCTATTCGCCATATGCACCAGAGAGCATACATCCAGCAGTAataggaagaaacaaaagaaaagaaccAAATGAAGTAGCAAAGACATAAATAAGTTCTAAAAGAACAAGGAACCAGGCATTACCATAAGCATTTCCAATCTCATATATGCTTGAGATAGAACAGACCATCACCAAGGACAATGCGAGAAGAAACCAGTTCATCACTGGGATATATATCTGACCCATGAACTTTCGAGACGTGTGAATAATTTTAAGGCGAGGGAAGCAGCCTAGGGCTGTGGATTGTTTAATGCAAGAGAAAGTTGCTGTAGTCATTGCCCTACTGGCAATCAATGCAGCTACATTAGCAATCAAGAAGACGGGCCAGAAAGCTCCACCTGCAACATGATTGGAAATTTTTAACTAAAAGACTTGGTTTTTTGCTCCTTTTGGATTCATAAACTTTTATCATCAAAAGCATAGAAGATTATAGATCAGTTCCAAGTAGAAAGTATATTGAAATGTCTCATCCTTATTTTCATACTAAGTAAACAAGGATTATCAGGGAAAGAACAGATGCAGAAATTTACTTGGCACTGAAGAGAAGAAAGCCTGTGTTGTGTCAGCATGGTTCTCCATAAGATAAGCTGCTTGACCAAGGTAACCCAAGAGAAGGCATGGCAGCACAAGGAACACAAAGGTAAGCTGTAAACAAGAAGGCTGATACTCAATAATTGTCTATGAAATCGGAAAAAAGAATTATCAAAAATACAAAAGGGGTAGGTATAATTATATCTATACACCTTCCCCCAGCCCACTCCCCCCTAGCCACAAATCCTATGATCAGATCTGCTGCTGCATACCTGGACTGATCTCACAGAAAAATAGCAAAGATCAGCAAACATTGCCTCGGAACCTGGGTTTTAGAAATGATGATGATGATCAGCTCTACATCCCAGAAAATAGagacaaaaaaatataaaacaacaAACTTTAccaaaaaaagaggaagaagattGAAGAGTTATAAGTTTCTTAAATGAATTAATGgagaaaaaagaataagaaaatagaGAAAACTGCTTACAGACACAGTCACACACTGAAGTATATTTCTTTAGAAGGCCAAGAAAACGTCAACAGTGGAGAAAAACAGGTGCCCCCTTGGGGACATCcggttaaaaaaagaaaaaaaaaaaggtgacATAGAAGGTGAGGATAAGATGTCTTCATTCAAGTGGGAAAAAACAATCAAGAAATTACCATGGGCTGATATCTATACCAAATGGAAATGTTTAAGCCATTGATATTTCTCTCTCAAAAGAGAGGAGAAGCGTCAAACCTATTGTACATATATTTCATCTGAGTACTTGTCCTAAAAAATTCAAGTGCATGTTTTAACCAAGAAAATGGAAGAGCTGCACCTAACTTTGTTAGACCAAACCCCAAAACTAAGTTCTTGAAACATAAAAATCCTAAAACATAAACAAGTTTACCAGGACACAATCACTAACAGATAATGCAAGAACAAACGCAGAGTAGCATTCAGTTGTGGTGTAACCCATGACAACACACTGATTCAGAGACAAGCTTAATCCCCTTCTGTTGCATATAATGAATCAAAACTACTCAAGACTTTTAATGGAATTTAACCTTCCAAAAGATAGAGGACAAATAAAAGGCGCACTTGAAACTTGGGTTAGGACAAGAACGAAGAAAATAAGTATATGCGAAAAGCCCTGATTGCTCAAGATCAGAACTCAGAAAGGCTGGAAAAGTGAGGATCCAAAAGGACTATTTAGTTCAAATGATGTTTCCATACATTCATGCTTCAAAGGTATATTTTCAAGAATAGTTTTAATTTATGGTACATAACGTAATTTTCCTCTACAATTCTTTGACAAAAATCAATTCCCATATTGCCTTATGATTGGCAACTCAAAGACCGCAATTACTTCCTTTTTATTGAAATGTGCAACAGATGTACAGCCCACAGACCGTTGGTAGTCGAACTCAAAAGGGGGTTTGCAATGAAGCTTGTCTTAGATAAATCCCACATCGAAATGGGAGGAAAAAGTTAGGGGCCATAAAAGGGCGAGTTCAAGATTCAACTGTTGAGGCACCTTTTCTATCAAAGCCCAAGGGGACAAACTGTGACAGTTGGACCTGGGCCGTTACAACTGAGAACCATCTTTCTTAGAGGAAGCAACTTAGGCGGTATCCAGGGTAAGTTCAAGTCCTTTGTTCACTTTTTAAAGCTGAAACAAGTTCATCTCACAGCCCTATTTTCAAGGGATAAATAGCAACTCAATGATTATCCGATGATGCCACAATAGGTATGATTCAGTTCTataacttaatttttttttcgGCAGAAGAGAATAAATTTGTAGAAAGAAGTTAGTGAAGTGAGGTTGAAAAAGCATCTGACGTTGTAACAGTACATGCACATAAATAGAGAAGTCCAAACATAAAAGTCAGGTTTCCTGTGTTTCAAAATCTGCTTACTAAAGGAAAAAAAACACCTGGTTTCACGCAAGTAAccaaaaagggcagcccggtgcactcaAGTAACCAAgaacaaacaaaagaaaaaaggaaacatATAACAGTGCATTTTTTTGTGTGATTCCAATTAAAAGCTCAGTGTCAACTATCAAAAACATCCATGGTCAACAGTTTACCTGTTGCACAAAGAAGACAGCCCCCAAGCGAGTACCACGCTTTCGTTGGATTGCGCTTAAAGTAATAGTATATATGAACTGGATTAAATGCCCTCCAAACCCTGGAATCATAATTAATGAGGTTGTAGATGCCAATTCCACCCAGGGAACAGAACCATATAAACAAAGCAGGACCCACGAAAAGCCCCACTTTGCTTGTCCCATATTTCTGTACACTGAACAGAATTACAAGAAATGCCACTGAGATCATCACAACTTGATCTGCAAAAGACATAAGAGTATAAGAATCTTACAACTAAATGGACTTCGAGTGCATAATGATATCACATATGGTAGAAAGGGCATATCATATCCATCCTATCATCTGATTCTCATAGGTTAAACCTAACACCTCATACAAGGTGCATCAACAAATCAGTCTTGTCAGGCTAAAACTATCAGGTCACACGACTGAGCTTCCTTAGCAATTTTGAGCAGCAGAACTATTAAATGGTACGAATTCTCAATGACCAAAATGATACAGAATGTAATATAACCAGAAATTCCTTTCATTACTGAGCTAGGCAATGTAATGAGGTTTATACCTCATATGCACATAAGCAAACTGCATTTAAGAAAAACGGAAAAGGTCCAAAAATGCCATTATACTATGGGAAATAGAGCAATAATACCCCTCGTTAATAGTAGGGCTCAAAAATGTCATTGCCGTGATTGagttggcccaaaaatgccactcgGCACTAACAGACTCAGATTTGACTTATTAAGCCTTTGAAATCTGATTTAAATGTAAAACATTTACACCTATCATAATTAAATCCCCCTACCCTCTGTTTTCACATATCCCCCTCCCCACCCCACCCCTTTTTTACCAAACCCCACGTAATTAAGGACCCAAAGTCTCTATTTTTAATCACCCGCTCAAATCTCTTTCCCTTACCCCAATCTCAAAGACTCAAAGCTTATTTTCTGATCATCTTTCTCAATTTCTTCTCTGAATTAAACAAGAAAATATCTGATTGTTTCAATTATTTTTCGATCAACTTTCTCAATTTCTCCATTTCTTCTCTGAATTAAAAAAGTAAACGATGCTCTTCAGATTGGAAGGAATATTTCGAGGAAGACTGTACGTTGCTATTGTTAATGCTGGAAGAGTAGCAAAGTTGAGGACAAAATTTTTCCTTTAGTTGGTCATCATTTTTCTGTTGTTGGGTTGCTTTGGTGTGTTCATGGTAGCATTTATGATGAAATGAACCAAATTGTAGACTATTGTTTAGTTATCTTAGGACTTACCGTTGGTTCATGTTGGATATGTAATGCAATGTAAAGGCATTTTCTTGGTTGAATGAAAATTATCTTGTTTGCTGAAAAATTTCCTCTTGCTTTTCTTGTACGTGGTAGAGTAACTTTTCAATTGGCCTTAATTTGTTGAAGGCAAGCGAATCAACAAATGTAAATACAAAACAACTAGTAGATACATTGGAAAAACAGACAAGTACAAGAAGGAGTGAAAAGTTAATTGGGCAAATAGTTTCATTCCATTTTTGTGGTTCCAATCTGCACCAGCAATAATTCAGAGAAGAAATTGACAAAGATGATCAGAAAATAAACTCTAACACTAAATCAGAATTGAAGAAGCCAAAAAAGTTTTTAGGGTCACCGGAAACCTAGCCGACACAATTGGGATAAGGGAAAGAGATTTGAGCGGGTGATTAAAAGTAGAGACTTTGGGTCCTTAATTACGTGGGGGTTTGGTAAAaaaggggtggggtggggtggggaggGGATATGTGAAAACAGAGGGTAGGGGAATTTAATTATGATAGGTGTAAAATTTTTACATTTAAATCAGATTTCAAAGGCTTAATTAAGTCAAATCTGAGTCCGTTAGCCCcgagtggcatttttgggccaactCAATCAGGGCAATGGCATTTTTTAACCCTACTATTAACGAGGGGTATTATTGCTCTATTTCCCATAGTATaatgccatttttggaccttttACGTAAGAAAAACACGGACCATTTCCTCAGTTTGTGCATGTCATCCGTGAACATATCACACTAATCATCCTTGTGTCATTCCAATTGTAATGGATGTCCCAAACGAATGGTATAACAGAAATTAAGAGTTACCAGAATACTGTTTTCAGTTTACAGAGAGGCATGTTGAAGAGAATTAAGTGATCAACACACTTGCAGATGACAGATACTCCAAGAAGTGAACAATTCTGTAAAGGTTCCCCAGCCAATAAGTAAGATTACATTActacaacaacaagaacaacaacagaCCCAGtctaatcccacaagtggggtctggggagggtagtgtgtatgcagaccttacccctatctagTAAGGTAGAAAGGCTGTTTtcggtagaccctcggctcaatagAAGgtgaagaagagaaagaaataaGAAGGGGGAgaataaaaagaagaaggagaaCAAGGAAACGaaaggagaagaaaaagaaaaaggaaatgaaaAGGAAGAAGTAAGATTACATTACCTTGCTTAATCCCAGAAACTCCAACTCTTAAACCACCAACAGCAGACATTACTGCATCAGCATAGTTGAAAGAACTTAAGACTTTAAATAGGAAAGAATAGCTTATTCATTAAAAAAAGAAAGGACCTTAGAGGGCCAAAAGGCAGTACTGACTTGTTTCTCTCAACCAACAGATTTAACAGGTAAAGAAAGGCTATAGATACCTGACATAGCAGGTGTAACGACTCCATCAGCTATCACCATAGCAGTACCAGCAAGAACTAACATCAGAAGAAGCTTTTTCAATGTCAGTGATGCTTCAAGTCTTTCTTTTATTCTCAAAGACCTCTCAAGTTCTGGAGATGGCACCTTCAGTCTGAAGCCTGATATTCGAGCATCTGATGGAAGTTGGTTTGGAAGAAGATTAACCTTTGCATGCCTACAAAGCAATGAGTACAAAGCAAATGTACCACCTGCAGTTATTAACCAAACTCATTGAAGGAATCAGAAAATACAAAGTATAGAACATAATGATGTAAAACAGCTCGCCAAATTTCAAACGTCAGCTCACCTTCGCCATCATCATTGGCCCAGAGAACAATAAGAACATATTTAACCAAAGGAATGAGGATTAAGGTATACAAAACCAAGGATAATGCACCAAGAACATCTTCGTTGCCATTGACAGGGGCCTTGCTGAACATCACACTGAAGGTATATAAGGGACTCGTCCCCACATCACCAAACACAACTCCAAGAGTCTGAAAGGCCAATAGGATTTTCCTACCTGCTGAGACATCCTGCAAATACAGTTGAAAATTAGTCAATAGTTCATTCTGTATTCTAAAAAGAATGCCTACTAaaacaaatcaaaacaaaagtctAAGGATAGCTTATGAACACAGGTTCATTTAGTATTCACCCTCAGGAAAGGACCTCCACCAAATGAGGTCAAAGAAAAGAGAAACCATAAAATGAAGGTTGGCAAAACAAGAAAGCTAAAACCACATTGTAGCCAGAGTTTTCTTAAGTTGGCTATACATCTGATTAGCACATGCATACCTTGTGTAACAAGTATGGACTCAAGGCACATTTCTGATTTGTGTAAACTCTAGCTCAATGAATATCGTGTGGATATCCTTCTTCCTATCCCTAAAAGATTTTCTATCCCTGTAGATTCTCCTGATAGTTTTTTAACTTTGTTAGCTCCCTAGTCTTAAGCTAATCATCTGTACTGGAGCCAACAGCCACGACTATATTTGCttctattttgtaacctttagcatcttcttgatgccattGATGAAACATCAAAAAAAAGTCTTCAATCTTCTTAACAAAATCTGCAGTGGATCTGTCAAGAATAAGCCCAAGCTAGCTCAAGTCTATTGTTTATTACTCTTTCCAAAAGTTTTATTATATGACTTATAAGTTCAATACTATGACAATTCATATAAACTTTGCAATATCTGCTTTGTTCTTGTATATCAGAACTAAGAATCTAAGATACCCTTTCTTCAATCATTTTGTATTTATTCATACATTAATATGATATGGATTAACTTGACCATCTATATTGCTCAACCTCTAGAAGACACTTCCAAACCTTTTTAGGGATACTACGGACCACAGACATTTCTATTGACCCCAACGTTTTTTGGATTGAGGCATAGTAGTTATTTTTAGCTAAGTTTTCTTGTCGTGGATGTATGGAAATCTGAAATGTTATCCTCGTAAATTGTGTTGAGCAATTGATCGAAATAGCATTTCCATCTACTATTACTTATTTCAAGTCTTTATCCATGTTTTCTTGTAGACCTGCTAGCTTATGCATTTTTTCCCTCCCTTTCTGCATCCCTAACTTTTGGTACACCATACAAGTCGTCTAAGGCTTTATCCCCAACTTTGCTAATTGCCTTCTTAGCTTCTCTCTTTGCCCTCTTATACTCTTCAAAGGTTTCTCCATCTTCTGTTATTGGTAACTTTCCATGAAAAAATCTTTTAA of Nicotiana tomentosiformis chromosome 7, ASM39032v3, whole genome shotgun sequence contains these proteins:
- the LOC104109605 gene encoding potassium transporter 7-like isoform X2 yields the protein MVNVGLEKDRENNGGLASMDSIESRWVFQDEYDSDINSVDHHTVNGDDGSTPRNVLDLDSEDEDDNAVRKLIRTGPRIDSFDVEALEVPGAQKNDFDDVSAGRKILLAFQTLGVVFGDVGTSPLYTFSVMFSKAPVNGNEDVLGALSLVLYTLILIPLVKYVLIVLWANDDGEGGTFALYSLLCRHAKVNLLPNQLPSDARISGFRLKVPSPELERSLRIKERLEASLTLKKLLLMLVLAGTAMVIADGVVTPAMSVMSAVGGLRVGVSGIKQGSEAMFADLCYFSVRSVQLTFVFLVLPCLLLGYLGQAAYLMENHADTTQAFFSSVPSGAFWPVFLIANVAALIASRAMTTATFSCIKQSTALGCFPRLKIIHTSRKFMGQIYIPVMNWFLLALSLVMVCSISSIYEIGNAYGIAELGVMMMTTILVTIVMLLIWQINIIVVLSFVVIFLGLELMFFSSVLWSVGDGSWIILVFAVVLFFVMYIWNYGSKLKYETEVKQKMSMDLLRELGPNLGTIRAPGIGLLYNELAKGIPAIFGHFLTTLPAVHSMIIFVCIKYIPVPVVPQNERFLFRRVCPRSYHIFRCVARYGYKDVRKENHQMFEQLLIESLEKFIRRDAQERSLESDGNGESDSEEEHAFSRVLVAPNGSVYSLGVPLLADFRDTGKAVMEESTSEELKAGPSSESLLSNADQSFEKELSFLRKAKESGVVYLLGHGNIRARKSSWFIKKLFINYFYAFLRKNCRREIASLSVPHSHLMQVGMTYMV
- the LOC104109605 gene encoding potassium transporter 7-like isoform X1; protein product: MVNVGLEKDRENNGGLASMDSIESRWVFQDEYDSDINSVDHHTVNGDDGSTPRNVLDLDSEDEDDNAVRKLIRTGPRIDSFDVEALEVPGAQKNDFDDVSAGRKILLAFQTLGVVFGDVGTSPLYTFSVMFSKAPVNGNEDVLGALSLVLYTLILIPLVKYVLIVLWANDDGEGGTFALYSLLCRHAKVNLLPNQLPSDARISGFRLKVPSPELERSLRIKERLEASLTLKKLLLMLVLAGTAMVIADGVVTPAMSVMSAVGGLRVGVSGIKQDQVVMISVAFLVILFSVQKYGTSKVGLFVGPALFIWFCSLGGIGIYNLINYDSRVWRAFNPVHIYYYFKRNPTKAWYSLGGCLLCATGSEAMFADLCYFSVRSVQLTFVFLVLPCLLLGYLGQAAYLMENHADTTQAFFSSVPSGAFWPVFLIANVAALIASRAMTTATFSCIKQSTALGCFPRLKIIHTSRKFMGQIYIPVMNWFLLALSLVMVCSISSIYEIGNAYGIAELGVMMMTTILVTIVMLLIWQINIIVVLSFVVIFLGLELMFFSSVLWSVGDGSWIILVFAVVLFFVMYIWNYGSKLKYETEVKQKMSMDLLRELGPNLGTIRAPGIGLLYNELAKGIPAIFGHFLTTLPAVHSMIIFVCIKYIPVPVVPQNERFLFRRVCPRSYHIFRCVARYGYKDVRKENHQMFEQLLIESLEKFIRRDAQERSLESDGNGESDSEEEHAFSRVLVAPNGSVYSLGVPLLADFRDTGKAVMEESTSEELKAGPSSESLLSNADQSFEKELSFLRKAKESGVVYLLGHGNIRARKSSWFIKKLFINYFYAFLRKNCRREIASLSVPHSHLMQVGMTYMV
- the LOC104109605 gene encoding potassium transporter 7-like isoform X3, with protein sequence MFSKAPVNGNEDVLGALSLVLYTLILIPLVKYVLIVLWANDDGEGGTFALYSLLCRHAKVNLLPNQLPSDARISGFRLKVPSPELERSLRIKERLEASLTLKKLLLMLVLAGTAMVIADGVVTPAMSVMSAVGGLRVGVSGIKQDQVVMISVAFLVILFSVQKYGTSKVGLFVGPALFIWFCSLGGIGIYNLINYDSRVWRAFNPVHIYYYFKRNPTKAWYSLGGCLLCATGSEAMFADLCYFSVRSVQLTFVFLVLPCLLLGYLGQAAYLMENHADTTQAFFSSVPSGAFWPVFLIANVAALIASRAMTTATFSCIKQSTALGCFPRLKIIHTSRKFMGQIYIPVMNWFLLALSLVMVCSISSIYEIGNAYGIAELGVMMMTTILVTIVMLLIWQINIIVVLSFVVIFLGLELMFFSSVLWSVGDGSWIILVFAVVLFFVMYIWNYGSKLKYETEVKQKMSMDLLRELGPNLGTIRAPGIGLLYNELAKGIPAIFGHFLTTLPAVHSMIIFVCIKYIPVPVVPQNERFLFRRVCPRSYHIFRCVARYGYKDVRKENHQMFEQLLIESLEKFIRRDAQERSLESDGNGESDSEEEHAFSRVLVAPNGSVYSLGVPLLADFRDTGKAVMEESTSEELKAGPSSESLLSNADQSFEKELSFLRKAKESGVVYLLGHGNIRARKSSWFIKKLFINYFYAFLRKNCRREIASLSVPHSHLMQVGMTYMV